A window of Candidatus Methylomirabilota bacterium contains these coding sequences:
- a CDS encoding MaoC family dehydratase produces the protein MNTSGLALPSLQKEMSQRKIDAYSVVRPKSIHTDPDWARQKEFRAPLAQAMMSTAYVSELMTRFLGAGFVRGGTLSMIFIKPVYAGDRLTVRGVVKDKRREDGATRVSVDVWCENQHGEKTAIGTATGLEPSEHPE, from the coding sequence ATGAATACCAGCGGTCTGGCCTTGCCGTCGCTCCAGAAGGAGATGTCGCAGCGCAAGATCGATGCGTATTCGGTGGTGCGGCCGAAGTCCATACACACCGACCCGGACTGGGCGCGGCAGAAGGAATTCCGCGCTCCTCTCGCCCAGGCGATGATGTCGACGGCGTATGTGTCGGAGCTGATGACCCGATTTCTCGGCGCCGGCTTTGTCAGGGGCGGCACGTTGTCGATGATCTTCATCAAGCCGGTCTACGCCGGCGATCGGCTCACCGTGCGCGGCGTGGTCAAGGACAAGCGGCGGGAGGATGGCGCCACGCGCGTCAGCGTCGATGTCTGGTGCGAGAACCAGCACGGCGAGAAGACGGCAATCGGCACGGCCACCGGACTCGAGCCCTCTGAGCATCCAGAATGA
- a CDS encoding MaoC family dehydratase has protein sequence MIEFRPLTYETLKVGEGFVSDEHLVTPEDIETYAFAVDDHHPWYFEDSPFGGPIAHPTLLGNQALRLRHSRYIVHAGLHAKMEFEFLEPIRQGVRARSRGTVVDKYERRGKPYMVTEFVTEDENGTVLVRGRFTQMLFRG, from the coding sequence AAGGTGGGCGAGGGGTTCGTGTCGGACGAGCACCTCGTGACCCCGGAGGACATCGAGACGTACGCCTTCGCGGTCGACGATCATCATCCGTGGTACTTCGAGGACTCGCCCTTCGGTGGACCGATCGCCCACCCGACGCTGCTCGGCAACCAGGCGCTCCGCCTCCGCCACAGCCGCTACATCGTGCACGCCGGGCTTCACGCCAAGATGGAGTTCGAGTTCCTCGAGCCGATCCGCCAGGGCGTCCGCGCGCGCTCGCGCGGAACCGTCGTTGACAAGTACGAGCGCCGCGGGAAACCGTACATGGTGACGGAGTTCGTGACGGAGGACGAGAACGGGACGGTGCTCGTGCGCGGCCGCTTCACCCAGATGCTCTTCCGCGGCTGA
- a CDS encoding cobalamin-independent methionine synthase II family protein has translation MKRSTDRILTTHTGSLPRPPDLTAMLEALDGGGAFDQAAFEARVRRAVAEIVRRQVGAGVDVVNDGEQGKVGYSTYVRHRLTGFGGQSAVPSRADWADFPEAAARAERRSAVARPSCNGPIDWRDRSAVDKDVANLRAALDGSRPAEAFMTGASPGVIAHFLRNDHYPSREAYLARLVDVMKEEYDAIVRAGFVLQIGCPDLAMGRHLAFPTLSNAEFVKIAEANVEALNHALRDLPPDRMRLHLCWGNYEGPHHRDIPLNEIIRVVLKARPQGLSFEGSNPRHEHEWVVFREVKLPDDKVIIPGVLDSTTNFIEHPELVAQRLVRYAEVVGRDRVIAGTDCGFATFGRSTLLVEPEITWAKFASMAEGARLASAQLWR, from the coding sequence ATGAAACGCAGCACTGATCGCATCCTCACCACGCACACGGGCAGCCTGCCGCGGCCTCCCGACCTGACGGCGATGCTGGAGGCCCTGGACGGCGGCGGCGCCTTCGACCAAGCCGCCTTCGAGGCCCGCGTGCGCCGCGCCGTCGCCGAGATCGTCCGGCGGCAGGTGGGGGCGGGCGTGGATGTCGTCAACGACGGTGAGCAGGGCAAGGTCGGCTACTCCACGTACGTGCGGCATCGGCTCACCGGCTTCGGCGGGCAGAGCGCGGTGCCGTCGAGGGCCGACTGGGCGGATTTTCCCGAGGCTGCCGCCCGCGCCGAGCGGCGCTCGGCCGTGGCGCGCCCGTCGTGCAACGGGCCCATCGACTGGCGGGACCGCTCGGCGGTCGACAAGGACGTCGCCAACCTCCGCGCGGCGCTCGACGGTAGCCGGCCGGCGGAAGCCTTCATGACGGGCGCGTCGCCAGGGGTGATCGCCCACTTTCTTCGAAATGATCACTACCCGAGCCGGGAGGCCTATCTCGCGCGCCTCGTGGACGTGATGAAGGAGGAGTACGACGCCATCGTCCGAGCGGGGTTCGTCCTCCAGATCGGCTGCCCCGATCTCGCCATGGGGCGCCACCTCGCCTTTCCGACTCTCAGCAACGCCGAGTTCGTGAAGATCGCCGAGGCCAACGTGGAGGCGCTCAACCACGCGCTCCGCGACCTCCCGCCCGACCGGATGCGGCTGCACCTCTGCTGGGGAAACTACGAGGGGCCGCATCACCGCGACATACCGTTGAACGAAATCATCCGTGTTGTTCTCAAGGCCCGGCCGCAGGGTCTCTCCTTCGAGGGCTCCAATCCCCGTCACGAGCACGAATGGGTGGTTTTCCGCGAGGTGAAGCTGCCGGACGACAAGGTCATCATCCCCGGGGTGCTCGACTCGACCACCAACTTCATCGAGCATCCCGAGCTGGTGGCGCAGCGGCTCGTCCGGTACGCGGAGGTGGTGGGCCGTGATCGCGTGATCGCCGGCACCGACTGCGGCTTCGCGACCTTCGGCCGCTCGACGCTCCTCGTCGAGCCCGAGATCACGTGGGCCAAGTTCGCATCCATGGCCGAGGGCGCGCGGCTCGCCTCCGCGCAGCTCTGGCGGTGA
- a CDS encoding LLM class flavin-dependent oxidoreductase, giving the protein MKIGIFLTNQNPVGSDMVSALEDHYLMTRLARDRGWDAVATGQHYLSEGMSQLQLIPFLARLAAEAGDMMGVAGILLLGLHNPVEVAECMASLDVIWRGNFVFGIGLGYRDVEFDAFKVPPGQRVRRFVQCLEVVKRLWTEDKVTVENDVCTLSGVTLTCRPVQKPHPPIWIAANSDSAIRRAAHIGDTWFVNPHATMATIKRQMALYRAEREKAGQPFPKVLPLIKEIFCAKDTPTAIAMAGPYLANKYKAYASWGQDAVMPSGETFQQPFESLLRDRFVLGSPEECYEQLRPCWEEAGANYLFFRTHWSGMPVAPALASMRLISDELLPALRRIKAEG; this is encoded by the coding sequence ATGAAGATCGGCATCTTTCTGACCAACCAGAACCCTGTGGGAAGCGACATGGTCTCGGCCCTGGAAGACCACTACCTGATGACCCGTCTCGCGCGGGACCGCGGCTGGGACGCGGTCGCCACCGGCCAGCACTACCTGAGCGAAGGCATGAGCCAGCTCCAGCTCATTCCGTTCCTGGCGCGCCTGGCCGCGGAGGCGGGGGACATGATGGGGGTCGCCGGCATCCTGCTGCTGGGTCTCCACAATCCAGTGGAGGTGGCGGAGTGCATGGCGTCGCTCGACGTCATCTGGCGCGGCAACTTCGTGTTCGGCATCGGGCTGGGCTACCGCGACGTCGAGTTCGACGCCTTCAAGGTGCCGCCGGGCCAGCGCGTGCGCCGCTTCGTGCAGTGCCTGGAAGTCGTGAAGCGCCTGTGGACCGAGGACAAAGTGACGGTGGAGAACGACGTCTGCACGCTGTCGGGCGTCACGCTGACGTGCCGCCCGGTGCAGAAGCCCCACCCGCCCATCTGGATCGCCGCGAACAGCGACAGCGCGATCCGGCGGGCGGCGCACATCGGGGATACGTGGTTCGTGAACCCGCACGCCACCATGGCCACCATCAAGCGGCAGATGGCGCTCTATCGCGCCGAGCGCGAGAAGGCCGGCCAGCCCTTCCCGAAGGTGCTCCCGCTCATCAAGGAGATCTTCTGCGCCAAGGACACGCCGACCGCGATCGCGATGGCCGGCCCCTATCTCGCCAACAAGTACAAGGCCTACGCCTCCTGGGGCCAGGACGCCGTGATGCCCAGCGGCGAGACCTTCCAGCAGCCCTTCGAGTCCCTGCTCCGCGACCGCTTCGTGCTCGGCAGCCCGGAGGAGTGCTACGAGCAGCTCCGCCCGTGCTGGGAAGAGGCGGGAGCCAACTACCTCTTCTTCCGGACGCACTGGAGCGGCATGCCCGTGGCGCCGGCTCTGGCCAGCATGCGCTTGATCAGCGACGAGCTGCTGCCGGCGCTGCGCCGGATCAAGGCCGAGGGCTAG